The following are from one region of the Coffea eugenioides isolate CCC68of chromosome 2, Ceug_1.0, whole genome shotgun sequence genome:
- the LOC113756222 gene encoding uncharacterized protein LOC113756222: MCGTGKPPRGLKICCGITTVLLITVIVVGLVLFLTVLKPRKPKITTQSVTLDSIKWVVIPVFHLNITLGIVVTVDNPNYGSFKYDNSTVFVTYRGIPAAQAPIQQDTIPARAKHDVGTTVVVVVDNFSSNPYFLVDLTSGSLNFSSTTSLHGKATVLKILKIKTTTFTTCDISVNVQAQNASSVCHSEAKYKL, encoded by the coding sequence ATGTGTGGCACAGGCAAGCCTCCAAGAGGTCTAAAAATATGCTGTGGTATCACTACAGTTCTTCTGATCACTGTAATAGTGGTTGGCTTGGTCTTATTTCTTACAGTCCTCAAGCCCAGAAAACCAAAAATCACAACTCAATCTGTCACCCTGGATTCTATCAAATGGGTAGTAATACCTGTGTTCCACCTCAATATTACCCTAGGCATAGTGGTTACAGTTGATAATCCCAACTATGGAAGCTTTAAGTATGACAACAGCACAGTTTTTGTGACCTATAGAGGCATTCCTGCGGCTCAAGCACCAATTCAACAAGACACAATTCCCGCTAGAGCAAAGCATGACGTTGGCACAACTGTTGTGGTTGTAGTGGATAATTTCTCCTCAAATCCTTATTTCTTGGTGGATCTTACTTCTGGCAGCTTAAACTTCAGTTCAACAACTTCCTTGCATGGTAAAGCAACGGTGCTCAAAATCTTGAAAATCAAGACAACCACTTTTACCACTTGTGACATCTCTGTAAATGTGCAGGCTCAGAATGCATCTTCTGTCTGTCATTCAGAGGCTAAGTATAAACTCTAA
- the LOC113756232 gene encoding LOW QUALITY PROTEIN: COBRA-like protein 10 (The sequence of the model RefSeq protein was modified relative to this genomic sequence to represent the inferred CDS: deleted 1 base in 1 codon): MPILFSVLFCAFTIYVSKAQDFASQDNPSAVPPPEAENCNGIFLSYTFVSRTKEYPHLKNATAQPWAFKSTAAILNAGMNVLKNWKMFIGFQNQEILVSASNAVLVGGDEFPAPVGNGTYLAGYPQTDLETSINTAGDLTKIQAQIELSGTQFGIRPPGYPMPKTIKLVNHGFRCPAPIRRAMHMCCAIDPKLEAKNLTTKYFPRQKGDLSISYDVIQAYQTNYLAQVTIENNNPLGRLDNWNLTWEWMRGEFIYTMRGAYTRKKDATDCIYGAAAQYYNDLDFSKVMSCEKSPIIGDLPQDRKTDQEIGNLPHCCRNGSLLPTIMNASDAISVFQMQVYKISPDLNRTALYPPQKWRILGELNPHYKCGQPLRVDDTEFPDPSGLQAVSTAVASWQIVCNITKPKNRESQCCASYSAYYYDSIIPCNTCACGCGSSEKCSKNVPALLLPPEALLVPFLNRTEKAVHWARLKKQHIPTPLPCGDNCGVSVNWHIATNYRTGWTARITLFNWKEVSFKDWFVAVELKKAGPGFQNAYSFNGTLLEEVNNTIFMTGKPGLDYLMGETNGTHPETDPKIPGKQQSVISFTKKKKHLRGIDIVKGDGFPSRLLFNGEECTLPTNLPTADGRQYPADLVLIICLTLMCILLTK; this comes from the exons ATGCCAATACTTTTTTCGGTTTTGTTTTGTGCTTTCACAATTTATGTTAGTAAAGCACAAGATTTTGCCAGTCAAGATAATCCATCTGCTGTGCCTCCCCCGGAAGCAGAGAATTGTAATGGGATTTTTCTGTCCTACACATTTGTCTCGAGGACAAAAGAGTATCCCCATTTAAAGAACGCCACTGCACAGCCATGGGCGTTCAAGTCTACTGCCGCAATCTTGAATGCAGGAATGAATGTGCTCAAGAATTGGAAAATGTTCATTGGGTTCCAAAACCAAGAGATTTTAGTCTCTGCGAGTAATGCAGTTCTAGTAGGTGGAGATGAATTTCCAGCTCCTGTTGGTAATGGAACTTACCTGGCTGGCTACCCACAAACAGATTTGGAAACATCTATCAACACTGCCGGTGATCTTACCAAAATTCAGGCGCAAATTGAGCTATCTGGTACTCAATTTGGGATCAGGCCTCCAGGATATCCTATGCCTAAGACAATAAAGCTCGTTAATCATGGATTCAGATGCCCTGCACCAATTCGACGCG CAATGCACATGTGCTGTGCAATAGATCCAAAATTGGAGGCCAAAAATTTGACGACAAAATATTTTCCACGACAGAAAGGTGATCTCTCGATCTCTTACGATGTTATCCAAGCTTACCAGACTAATTACCTTGCTCAGGTGACTATTGAGAACAATAATCCATTGGGACGTCTTGACAACTGGAACTTGACATGGGAGTGGATGAGAGGAGAGTTCATATACACAATGAGAGGAGCATATACTCGCAAAAAAGATGCAACGGACTGCATTTATGGTGCTGCAGCACAGTACTACAATGACTTAGATTTTTCTAAAGTCATGAGTTGTGAAAAGAGTCCGATCATCGGTGACCTGCCTCAGGATAGAAAAACTGATCAAGAAATTGGGAACTTGCCACACTGCTGCAGAAATGGTAGTCTGCTGCCTACCATCATGAATGCATCCGATGCAATATCAGTATTTCAGATGCAGGTCTATAAGATTTCACCAGATTTGAACAGAACAGCTCTGTATCCTCCTCAAAAGTGGAGGATTTTAGGGGAGCTTAATCCGCACTATAAATGTGGACAGCCATTAAGAGTAGATGACACAGAATTTCCTGATCCAAGCGGACTTCAGGCCGTCAGCACAGCAGTTGCCAGCTGGCAAATTGTCTGCAATATCACCAAGCCTAAGAATCGAGAGTCTCAATGCTGTGCTTCGTACTCTGCATACTACTATGACTCCATCATACCGTGCAATACATGTGCTTGTGGATGTGGTAGCTCGGAAAAGTGCAGCAAAAATGTACCGGCATTGCTTCTTCCTCCAGAAGCCCTTCTTGTTCCGTTTTTAAACAGAACCGAGAAGGCTGTACATTGGGCAAGACTCAAGAAGCAACATATCCCAACTCCATTGCCTTGTGGTGACAACTGCGGGGTTAGTGTAAACTGGCACATCGCGACCAACTATAGGACTGGCTGGACTGCCCGTATCACGTTATTTAATTGGAAAGAAGTCAGCTTCAAGGACTGGTTTGTTGCAGTTGAACTGAAGAAAGCAGGCCCTGGTTTTCAAAATGCCTACTCCTTTAATGGAACACTGCTTGAAGAAGTCAACAACACCATTTTCATGACAGGAAAACCAGGATTGGACTATTTGATGGGAGAGACAAATGGAACACATCCTGAAACAGATCCAAAAATACCAGGGAAGCAACAGTCTGTCATCTCATTCACTAAAAAG AAAAAGCACTTACGAGGCATTGACATTGTAAAAGGCGATGGGTTCCCTTCAAGATTGCTCTTCAATGGAGAAGAGTGTACACTACCAACAAATCTCCCAACGGCAGATGGAAGACAATATCCTGCAGATTTAGTTTTAATAATCTGTCTAACACTGATGTGCATATTGTTGACAAAGTGA
- the LOC113761719 gene encoding CRIB domain-containing protein RIC10, with protein sequence MLIAIIACIYVHFVLKGDGDCRRTKGKRISFSFEPPFSPYRIKPFLKRQRNKFYTLLWFFHLFRVLDPTRGLLNSTCTAFFMGTKMKGICKGFNKYISQMFVVKEREMEIGYPTDVKHVAHIGWDGPSGSAPSWMNEFKTGPDFTATSIGNSGAALSPWSSQDFGESMGHRSTSEMYKDIPSTDLPNIPKAKQKRKKSKSTSSPRSNSSSSSRGSRAAKSKTKFVEGNAKPANIEVA encoded by the exons ATGCTAATTGCTATAATTGCATGCATATATGTACATTTTGTGTTGAAGGGAGATGGGGACTGTAGAAGGACGAAGGGGAAGAGAATCAGCTTCTCTTTTGAGCCTCCTTTCTCCCCTTACCGTATCAAACCTTTTCTAAAAAG GCAAAGGAACAAGTTCTACACATTGTTGTGGTTCTTCCACCTCTTTCGTGTCTTAGATCCTACCAGAGGACTGCTAAATTCGACCTGTACAGCTTTCTTTATGGGAACCAAAATGAAGGGGATCTGTAAGGGATTCAATAAATACATATCTCAAATGTTTG TTGTAAAGGAACGTGAGATGGAGATTGGATATCCGACAGATGTTAAGCATGTGGCACACATCGGATGGGACGGCCCTTCTGGTAGCGCACCAAGTTGG ATGAATGAATTCAAGACGGGGCCTGATTTTACAGCAACTTCGATTGGAAATTCTGGTGCTGCTCTTTCTCCGTGGTCATCACAAG ATTTTGGAGAATCCATGGGGCATCGATCGACATCTGAAATGTACAAGGACATACCATCTACAGATCTTCCCAATATACCCAAGGCAAAGCAGAAGAGAAAGAAATCTAAGTCAACTTCGTCTCCCAGGTCCAATTCTTCTTCCTCATCAAGGGGTTCTCGGGCAGCTAAATCAAAGACTAAGTTTGTGGAAGGCAATGCTAAACCAGCAAATATAGAAGTAGCCTAA